The following proteins come from a genomic window of Hallerella porci:
- a CDS encoding phosphoglycerate dehydrogenase produces MNNISQKGLGLFGKDYEVSESMESPDAILVRSAQVDTDSFDGLLAVARAGAGVNNITIDKASSKGICVFNTPGANANAVAELVMTILGMEVRHVAEAEAWVKALDPNDPALDKTIEKGKKMFSGTELSGKTLGVIGLGKIGVLVSNYARWKNMNVVAYDPYPSAANMHKLSNVVTVVKTIDEVIAKSDFLTVHVPFIKGVTENMLNEKNLAAFKGSIIMNFARGGIVNMDTVYKMIDENRLSAYLTDFADAKSLQNPKIKVFPHLGASTEEAEENCAVMAVEELKDYLEFGVVRNSVNFPPLDSFPHAEVKSRVVVINQDVPNMIAEITKVFGAANINIASFSNKSNGKIGYNLIDVESSVDDSIIDALKKLDKVIRVRVIHF; encoded by the coding sequence GATACAGATTCTTTCGACGGACTTTTGGCAGTCGCTCGCGCCGGTGCAGGCGTGAACAACATCACCATCGACAAAGCGAGTTCAAAGGGTATCTGCGTTTTCAATACGCCGGGTGCAAATGCAAACGCTGTTGCGGAACTTGTGATGACGATTCTCGGAATGGAAGTGCGCCACGTTGCCGAAGCCGAAGCTTGGGTGAAGGCACTCGATCCGAATGATCCTGCTTTGGATAAGACGATTGAAAAAGGCAAGAAGATGTTCTCGGGCACCGAACTTTCGGGCAAGACTCTTGGCGTGATCGGCCTTGGAAAAATCGGCGTGCTCGTTTCGAACTATGCGCGTTGGAAGAATATGAATGTCGTCGCTTATGATCCGTATCCGAGTGCTGCAAACATGCATAAGCTTTCGAATGTGGTGACTGTCGTGAAGACGATTGACGAAGTCATCGCTAAGTCGGATTTCCTCACTGTGCATGTTCCGTTCATCAAGGGCGTTACCGAAAACATGTTGAACGAAAAGAATCTCGCTGCATTCAAGGGCTCGATCATTATGAACTTTGCCCGCGGCGGAATCGTGAACATGGATACCGTTTACAAGATGATCGATGAAAACCGTTTGAGCGCATACCTCACGGACTTTGCCGATGCAAAATCTTTGCAGAATCCGAAGATTAAAGTCTTCCCGCATTTGGGCGCAAGCACCGAAGAAGCCGAAGAAAATTGCGCAGTGATGGCAGTCGAAGAACTCAAGGATTACTTGGAATTCGGCGTTGTCCGCAACTCGGTCAACTTCCCGCCGCTCGATAGCTTCCCGCATGCCGAAGTCAAGAGCCGCGTCGTCGTCATCAACCAAGACGTTCCGAATATGATTGCAGAAATCACGAAGGTCTTTGGCGCTGCGAACATTAACATTGCAAGCTTCAGCAACAAGTCGAATGGCAAGATCGGTTATAACTTAATCGACGTCGAATCTTCTGTGGATGATTCCATTATCGATGCGTTGAAGAAACTCGACAAGGTGATTCGCGTCCGCGTGATTCACTTCTAA